In Bos javanicus breed banteng chromosome 2, ARS-OSU_banteng_1.0, whole genome shotgun sequence, the following proteins share a genomic window:
- the SPOPL gene encoding speckle-type POZ protein-like isoform X4, protein MVKYSPVWDIAYILEDCNKVAMSREPTPPLSGDMSIGPIAESWCYTQVKVVKFSYMWTINNFSFCREEMGEVLKSSTFSSSPSDKMKWCLRVNPKGLDDESKDYLSLYLLLVSCPKSEVRAKFKFSLLNAKREETKAMESQRAYRFVQGKDWGFKKFIRRDFLLDEANGLLPDDKLTLFCEVSVVQDSVNISGHTNTNMLKVPECRLAEDLGNLWENTRFTDCSFFVRGQEFKAHKSVLAARSPVFNAMFEHEMEESKKNRVEINDVDPEVFKEMMRFIYTGKAPNLDKMADNLLAAADKYALERLKVMCEEALCSNLSVENVADTLVLADLHSAEQLKAQAIDFINRCSVLRQLGCKDGKNWNSKFEVG, encoded by the exons ATGG TAAAGTACTCACCTGTGTGGGATATTGCATACATCTTAGAAGACTGCAATAAAGTGGCAATGTCTCGGGAACCCACCCCACCTCTCTCTGGAGATATGTCTATCGGTCCTATAGCAGAAAGCTGGTGTTATACACAG GTTAAAGTAGTAAAATTTTCCTACATGTGGACCATTAATAACTTCAGTTTTTGTCGAGAAGAAATGGGTGAAGTGTTGAAAAGTTCAACATTCTCATCTAGCCCCAGTGACAAAATGAAATG gtGCCTGAGAGTAAATCCAAAGGGATTAGATGATGAAAGTAAAGACTACTTGTCCTTATATTTGCTTTTAGTCAGCTGTCCAAAAAGTGAAGTTCGAGCAAAATTCAAATTTTCCCTTCTGAATGCtaaaagggaagaaacaaaagcaatgg AAAGCCAAAGAGCATATCGATTTGTACAAGGGAAGGACTggggttttaaaaaattcattcgaAGAGATTTTTTGCTTGATGAAGCTAATGGTCTTTTACCAGATGACAAGCTTACATTATTTTGTGAG gtGAGTGTGGTCCAAGATTCAGTAAATATATCAGGACATACTAATACAAATATGTTAAAGGTACCTGAATGCCGACTAGCAGAAGATTTAGGTAATCTCTGGGAAAACACAAGATTTACAGATTGCAGTTTTTTTGTGAGAGGACAAGAATTTAAAGCTCATAAATCTGTTCTTGCAG CTCGATCCCCAGTTTTTAATGCCATGTTTGAAcatgaaatggaagaaagtaaaaag AATCGAGTGGAAATAAATGATGTAGACCCTgaggtttttaaagaaatgatgagATTCATTTACACAGGGAAAGCGCCAAACCTTGACAAAATGGCTGACAACTTGTTGGCAGCTGCAGACAAA TATGCACTGGAACGGCTGAAGGTCATGTGTGAAGAAGCTTTGTGTAGTAACCTCTCAGTAGAAAATGTTGCTGATACCCTTGTCCTTGCAGATTTGCACAGTGCAGAACAATTGAAAGCACAAGCCATAGACTTTATTAATAG GTGCAGTGTACTTCGACAGCTTGGGTGTAAAGATGGGAAAAACTGGAACAGCAA